The following proteins come from a genomic window of Paraburkholderia sprentiae WSM5005:
- a CDS encoding PRTRC system protein D, with amino-acid sequence MKTSVFAVDVGYGNTKYAHRAASGSIATGMFPSLAPLAASRALSGYGDSVLASRKVVTIVIDQIEYEVGPDVSLTAAYGNTGRALSNDFVFSDNYAALLAGAVHFAGVTHIERLVLGLPVHNMKKYSSALRDRFTGTFDFGAGRVTVDKVVVIPQPLGSLVAASANRQSEFGRDSAHLVIDVGYFTTDWVYANGFTMDDKRSDGIPGGASQIYQRIAALISRDQDEQVEDIERIDKALRERKPFFFYGNDIDLDPYLEQSQPVIAGIVKEMQNNVGQLTNARSIILSGGAGPLYVPAIRKAFPRVMLEVIESPCMANVKGFLIVGEAGLTRERAAAKA; translated from the coding sequence TTGAAAACTTCCGTCTTCGCAGTCGACGTCGGCTATGGCAACACCAAGTACGCTCACCGCGCGGCCAGCGGCAGCATCGCGACGGGGATGTTCCCCTCCCTCGCGCCGCTCGCTGCAAGCCGCGCGCTGTCCGGCTACGGCGACAGCGTGCTCGCGTCGCGCAAGGTCGTGACCATTGTTATCGACCAGATCGAGTATGAGGTCGGCCCCGACGTGTCCCTGACTGCCGCTTACGGCAATACCGGCCGCGCCCTGTCGAATGATTTCGTTTTTTCCGACAACTACGCGGCCCTGCTCGCCGGCGCTGTTCACTTCGCAGGCGTGACACATATCGAACGCCTGGTGCTCGGCCTGCCGGTCCACAACATGAAGAAATATTCAAGCGCCTTGCGTGACCGCTTCACAGGCACATTTGATTTCGGCGCAGGACGGGTTACCGTCGACAAGGTCGTGGTCATCCCCCAGCCGCTGGGCTCGCTCGTCGCTGCGTCGGCCAACCGCCAGAGCGAGTTCGGTCGGGACAGCGCACATCTCGTCATCGACGTTGGCTATTTCACGACCGACTGGGTCTATGCAAATGGCTTCACGATGGACGACAAGCGAAGCGACGGTATTCCGGGCGGCGCATCGCAGATTTATCAGCGCATCGCGGCACTCATTTCCCGCGACCAGGACGAACAGGTCGAGGACATCGAACGCATTGACAAGGCGTTGCGCGAGCGCAAGCCATTCTTTTTCTATGGCAACGACATCGACCTTGACCCATACCTGGAACAGTCACAACCGGTCATCGCCGGTATCGTGAAGGAAATGCAGAACAACGTCGGGCAACTGACGAATGCGCGATCGATCATCCTGTCGGGGGGCGCCGGTCCCCTGTATGTGCCCGCCATCCGGAAGGCATTCCCGCGCGTCATGCTGGAAGTCATCGAGTCGCCCTGCATGGCGAACGTAAAGGGCTTTCTGATCGTCGGCGAAGCTGGCCTCACGCGCGAGCGCGCTGCTGCAAAAGCATGA
- a CDS encoding Lar family restriction alleviation protein, with amino-acid sequence MYEQLYPCDHCGGRGTLGFSQRVVAETSASSFDYGKYGRHAGPPVIGDVMPRPAFAPQTEKLVCIYCNDCGMSTPWLPVGKDEKAAMTRCGHIWNRRLTRPRINEGDLRDLIEKELGACDSQMVINMLAANDEDWETRGPLFAMLARRLVDATVSTIDSWPIDPVLKDAARYRKLVQLAKWVDIDGERYVQFPKIPSPSEHDQCLFEDRIALAVDAMPDRDRW; translated from the coding sequence ATGTACGAACAACTTTATCCCTGCGACCACTGCGGCGGCCGCGGCACCCTTGGGTTTTCGCAACGGGTTGTCGCGGAAACCAGTGCCTCTTCCTTTGACTATGGAAAATACGGCCGTCACGCCGGCCCGCCCGTCATCGGCGATGTGATGCCCCGCCCCGCGTTTGCTCCACAAACTGAAAAATTGGTCTGCATCTACTGCAATGACTGCGGCATGTCGACCCCGTGGTTGCCGGTGGGCAAGGACGAGAAGGCCGCGATGACCCGGTGCGGCCATATCTGGAATCGCCGGTTGACCCGCCCGAGGATCAACGAGGGTGATCTTCGCGACCTGATCGAGAAAGAGCTTGGCGCCTGTGATTCGCAGATGGTGATTAACATGCTCGCCGCCAATGACGAAGACTGGGAAACGCGTGGTCCCCTGTTCGCGATGCTCGCCCGGAGGCTCGTCGACGCCACGGTCTCAACGATCGACAGCTGGCCGATCGACCCTGTGCTGAAGGACGCTGCGCGCTACCGGAAGCTGGTGCAACTGGCGAAGTGGGTCGATATTGACGGAGAACGATACGTGCAGTTTCCGAAGATCCCTTCGCCCAGCGAGCATGACCAGTGTCTGTTTGAGGACCGCATCGCACTGGCTGTCGACGCAATGCCGGACCGCGATCGCTGGTAG
- a CDS encoding single-stranded DNA-binding protein, producing MASVNKVILVGNLGADPEVRYLPSGDAVANIRLATTDRYKDKASGEMKEATEWHRIVFFGRLAEIVSEYLKKASSVYLEARIRTRKWQAQDGTDRYSTEIVAEQMQMLGGRSRDDGGDFEERGNSRSSRPASVSRSSDSHAPGNVGTRAQPPQPSHGGGGAPRGGGFDDMDDDIPFGPAYPRAAWSLI from the coding sequence ATGGCATCTGTCAACAAGGTGATTCTCGTCGGCAACCTGGGCGCAGACCCTGAAGTCCGATACCTTCCAAGCGGCGACGCAGTGGCGAACATCCGTCTTGCGACGACCGATCGTTACAAGGACAAGGCGTCCGGCGAAATGAAGGAAGCCACGGAATGGCACCGGATCGTCTTCTTCGGCCGACTGGCGGAAATCGTTTCAGAATATCTGAAGAAGGCCTCGTCGGTGTACCTGGAAGCGCGCATCCGCACCCGCAAGTGGCAGGCGCAGGATGGCACTGACCGCTACTCCACGGAAATCGTTGCCGAGCAGATGCAGATGCTCGGCGGCCGCAGCAGGGACGATGGCGGTGACTTCGAAGAGCGTGGCAATTCGCGCTCCAGCCGACCCGCGTCGGTCTCGCGTTCCAGCGATTCGCATGCGCCGGGGAACGTCGGCACACGTGCGCAACCTCCGCAGCCGTCTCATGGCGGCGGTGGCGCTCCGCGTGGTGGTGGCTTCGACGACATGGATGACGACATTCCCTTCGGGCCGGCCTATCCACGCGCGGCCTGGTCGTTGATCTGA
- a CDS encoding phage integrase N-terminal domain-containing protein: protein MAAILNVRAVVKKYRFAPEFRDALLALLDTHVTQIHSTTRISHKALSVKTQERRASALCKSFRELRNHGYTLQTPWSLKHKHVEFLVTYWVADGQSGGTIENKLTYLRAIAQWMGKPKLVRTLADYVDRREHGLVRSYVATEDKSWEAHGIDAAAKIEEIARTCPYTAVQLKLQAAFGVRVEESFMLRPVEAVRNPQMLAVVRGTKGGLPREVPIESKMAILEEAARLSNGVTGSTVPADRTLKQWRDWYYYVLEKHGVTKAGLGITSHGLRHAYLQSLYERTAGTPAPIKRAGERPDPQLHQQAMRRVVQAAGHSRVTKANAYLSTFARQERLQKKLPTVEEVREALMSADGNKSHAAAALGISRQALYRILGGGSRRD from the coding sequence ATGGCCGCCATTCTCAACGTGCGCGCAGTGGTGAAAAAATACAGATTCGCTCCCGAGTTCAGGGATGCGCTGCTCGCTCTCCTCGATACTCACGTCACGCAAATCCACAGCACCACCCGAATCAGTCACAAAGCTCTGTCGGTGAAGACGCAGGAACGGCGGGCGAGCGCGCTGTGCAAGTCATTCAGGGAGTTGCGCAATCACGGCTATACGTTGCAGACGCCGTGGTCTCTGAAGCACAAGCACGTCGAATTTCTCGTCACGTACTGGGTCGCGGATGGCCAGAGCGGCGGGACGATCGAGAACAAGCTGACGTACCTGCGGGCGATCGCGCAATGGATGGGCAAGCCGAAACTGGTGCGAACGCTGGCGGACTATGTTGACCGGCGCGAGCATGGTCTTGTGCGCAGCTATGTCGCCACAGAGGACAAGTCATGGGAGGCGCACGGCATTGATGCAGCAGCGAAGATCGAGGAGATTGCCAGGACGTGCCCCTATACGGCGGTGCAACTGAAACTGCAGGCGGCGTTCGGTGTGCGCGTCGAGGAGAGTTTCATGTTGCGGCCGGTTGAGGCCGTGCGCAATCCACAGATGCTTGCGGTCGTACGCGGCACGAAGGGCGGTCTGCCGCGCGAGGTGCCGATCGAGTCGAAGATGGCGATTCTTGAAGAAGCGGCGCGTCTCAGCAACGGAGTCACGGGCTCGACCGTGCCCGCTGACCGGACGCTCAAGCAATGGCGTGACTGGTATTACTACGTGCTGGAAAAGCACGGGGTGACGAAGGCGGGTCTGGGGATCACGAGCCACGGCTTGCGCCACGCCTACCTGCAATCACTCTATGAGCGGACAGCAGGAACGCCGGCGCCGATCAAACGGGCGGGTGAGCGCCCCGATCCGCAGTTGCATCAGCAGGCGATGCGCCGAGTCGTTCAGGCGGCCGGCCACAGCCGTGTGACTAAGGCGAACGCGTACCTGTCGACGTTCGCGAGACAGGAGCGGCTACAGAAGAAGTTGCCCACGGTGGAGGAAGTGCGCGAGGCGCTCATGAGTGCCGACGGCAACAAGAGCCACGCGGCCGCGGCTCTTGGTATATCGCGTCAGGCGCTCTATCGCATACTTGGGGGCGGGAGCAGGCGTGATTGA
- a CDS encoding primase-helicase zinc-binding domain-containing protein: protein MTVRGRGLSPEQYEWLQRKLAGFQLSAEQWISLLVSYGVPADRLTGNACACPVCGGTDRFTYDNKRGRGDWVCRHCDNGDVMAGDGLQLITRLNRIGLYRLMREIDGGPAPRATRLPGVAEVPRPKRKASPQFIARRLTSMWDAAKPLAAGDLVMRYLGARVPGLRVAPSPALRLGMLEYRHEKKVIGSWPGILARFELPDGRLGTLHRTFLERSAPSKARIVSSDGEILDAKLNDMTLNQLGGGAVRLMEPVNGEIGVAEGLETACAAHMLFDVPMWYCLNVVLLRQFVVPEGLGIRVVHIFVDYDAVGPKTGKSVGVAGGVKLAKRLRAEGFTAIVHRPRVRGTDFADEWLAWCANRVPSLEARRGIGEAARLAAAV, encoded by the coding sequence ATGACTGTAAGAGGAAGAGGGCTGTCGCCCGAGCAGTACGAGTGGCTTCAGCGAAAGCTCGCCGGATTCCAGCTTTCTGCCGAGCAATGGATCTCGCTCCTTGTGAGCTATGGCGTGCCTGCGGACCGTCTCACCGGCAACGCATGCGCATGCCCTGTATGTGGCGGAACCGACCGCTTCACCTATGACAACAAACGTGGGCGGGGCGACTGGGTATGCCGTCATTGCGACAACGGTGATGTGATGGCGGGCGACGGCCTTCAGTTGATCACACGCCTCAACCGGATCGGACTGTACCGGCTGATGCGTGAGATTGACGGCGGTCCCGCGCCGCGGGCGACCCGGCTTCCCGGCGTTGCCGAAGTACCCAGGCCGAAGCGCAAGGCAAGCCCGCAGTTCATTGCGAGGCGTCTCACCTCAATGTGGGATGCCGCGAAACCCTTGGCCGCAGGTGACCTGGTGATGCGTTATCTGGGCGCTCGCGTGCCCGGCTTGCGCGTTGCACCGTCGCCGGCGCTGCGGCTCGGCATGCTGGAGTACCGGCACGAGAAGAAGGTAATCGGCAGCTGGCCAGGCATTCTCGCGCGCTTCGAATTGCCCGATGGACGCCTCGGTACGCTGCACCGGACATTCCTTGAACGATCGGCACCGTCAAAGGCGCGGATCGTTTCGTCCGACGGCGAGATCCTCGACGCGAAGCTCAACGACATGACACTGAATCAGCTTGGCGGGGGAGCCGTGCGTCTGATGGAGCCAGTCAATGGCGAAATCGGTGTCGCGGAGGGTCTCGAGACGGCCTGTGCCGCTCACATGCTGTTCGATGTGCCGATGTGGTATTGCCTGAACGTCGTGCTGCTGCGCCAGTTCGTGGTGCCCGAAGGTCTGGGCATTCGCGTCGTGCACATCTTCGTTGACTACGATGCGGTCGGTCCAAAGACCGGCAAGTCGGTCGGTGTAGCGGGTGGCGTCAAACTGGCGAAGCGCCTGAGGGCCGAAGGGTTCACCGCCATCGTTCACCGGCCGCGCGTGCGCGGAACCGACTTCGCTGATGAGTGGCTTGCATGGTGCGCGAACAGGGTGCCGTCGCTGGAGGCGCGTCGCGGCATCGGGGAAGCTGCCCGGCTTGCCGCTGCCGTCTGA
- a CDS encoding phage Gp37/Gp68 family protein — MSQNSRIEWTDHSFNSWEGCQKVGPGCDHCYAETRNARFAGGTPINWGPGAPRRRTSAANWRKPLQWNARHDEFFAQHGRRQRVFCASLADVFDNEVDPLWRHDLFELIERTPNLNWLLLTKRIGNVSDMVARARSRDWLAGRDNVWLGATIVNQAEADRDIPKLLAVPAHVRFLSMEPLLGPVSFEGMFASSDWRDHTNALEALDWVIGGGESGRGARPMHLDWARSLRDQCAAAEVPFFFKQWGEWAHGSRPSEQPVGRIGKKAAGRELDGRVHDAFPEPILHT; from the coding sequence ATGAGCCAGAACAGCAGGATCGAATGGACCGACCATTCGTTCAATTCCTGGGAAGGCTGCCAGAAGGTCGGCCCGGGTTGCGACCACTGCTACGCAGAGACGCGCAACGCGCGCTTTGCCGGCGGCACGCCGATTAACTGGGGCCCGGGCGCGCCACGCCGCCGCACCTCCGCCGCGAACTGGCGCAAGCCGCTGCAGTGGAATGCGCGGCATGATGAGTTCTTCGCGCAGCACGGTCGCCGGCAGCGCGTGTTCTGCGCCTCGCTCGCCGACGTGTTCGACAACGAGGTTGATCCGCTATGGCGCCACGATCTGTTCGAGCTGATCGAGCGCACGCCGAACCTGAACTGGCTGTTGCTTACGAAGCGCATCGGCAATGTGTCCGACATGGTCGCTCGCGCGCGATCGCGCGATTGGCTTGCGGGCCGTGACAACGTCTGGCTCGGCGCAACGATCGTCAATCAGGCGGAAGCCGACCGTGACATCCCCAAGCTGCTTGCGGTGCCCGCCCATGTCCGCTTCCTCTCGATGGAGCCTCTTCTGGGCCCCGTGAGCTTCGAAGGCATGTTCGCGAGCAGTGACTGGCGGGATCACACCAACGCCCTCGAGGCGCTGGACTGGGTGATTGGTGGTGGCGAAAGCGGACGTGGCGCCCGGCCGATGCATCTCGATTGGGCACGCTCGCTGCGCGATCAGTGCGCTGCCGCGGAGGTCCCGTTCTTCTTCAAGCAATGGGGCGAATGGGCTCACGGCTCGAGGCCCTCGGAACAGCCGGTGGGCCGGATCGGCAAAAAGGCCGCCGGTCGCGAACTCGACGGCCGGGTGCACGATGCTTTCCCTGAACCAATTCTTCATACCTGA